A stretch of Hippoglossus hippoglossus isolate fHipHip1 chromosome 20, fHipHip1.pri, whole genome shotgun sequence DNA encodes these proteins:
- the u2surp gene encoding U2 snRNP-associated SURP motif-containing protein isoform X6: MADRTPGGSQKASAKALLESKLKSFSIGKMAVAKRTLSKKEQDELKKKKDELQAAEIYEEFLAAFEGGDGKVKAFVRGGIANATKEEAATDEKKGKLYKPKSRFDSQPKSFLPLDTPPQFLAIDKRTPVKKSTEKEKKKSNLELFKEELKQIQEERDERHKLKGRVSRFEPLAGVEGRRSSDGSSRRNRPSSVLDDCAPGSHDVGDPSTTNLYLGNINPQMNEEMLCQEFGRYGPLASVKIMWPRTDEERARERNCGFVAFMNRRDAERALKNLNGKMIMNFEMKLGWGKGVPIPPHPIYIPPSMMEHTLPPPPSGLPFNAQPRERLKNPSAPMLPPPKNKEEFEKTLSQAIVKVVIPTERNLLSLIHRMIEFVVREGPMFEAMIMNREINNPMYRFLFENQSPAHVYYRWKLYSILQGEAPAKWRTDDFRMFKNGSFWHPPPLNPYLHGPYDDGDEEEDDEDGIRKGCLKEDERDKLEEMLRAMSPRRGDISEAMLFCLNRAEAAEEIVECITESLSILKTPLPKKIARLYLVSDVLYNSSAKVANASYYRKFFETKLCQIFSDLNSTYKSIQGHLQSENFKQRVMSCFRAWEDWAVYPDPFLIKLQNIFLGLVNLTVEKEPPCVVVEVEPPEDIDGAPIGEYVDGSPLEDVDGVPIDGGAIDGAPIDGAPLDDLDGVPIKPMEEDIDGIPFDQCKEAAFKVAPSKWEAVDESELSSQAVTTSKWEALEQPEQTKKNEDDSEEDVRSPRSDENPSFSNPTRDDSDTKTKISEMNEEKRTKLREIEVKVMKFQDELELGKRPKKSGQSIQEQVEHYREKLLQKEKEKEKLEREKEREKKEKEKADARLKDLKKEKEKEDTPTRKERKRRHSGSPSPTRSSSRRGRSSSPRSERSEKSERSDRSFSKDTTSRSTHKDSPRTSNKKSSKRSPSLPRTPKRSRRSRSKTPKKSAKKSRSKSRSPHRSHKKSKKSKH, from the exons ATGGCGGACCGAACGCCTGGCGGCTCTCAGAAAGCTAGCGCTAAG GCGCTGCTCGAGAGCAAACTGAAGTCCTTCAGCATCGGCAAGATGGCAGTGGCCAAGAGGACGCTGAGCAAGAAGGAGCAGGATGAATTAAAGAAGAAG AAGGATGAGCTGCAAGCGGCGGAGATTTACGAGGAGTTTCTTGCCGCTTTTGAAGGAGGGGATGGCAAAGTCAAGGCCTTTGTCCGCGGTGGTATCGCAAATGCAACAAAAG AAGAAGCAGCTACTGATGAGAAGAAAGGGAAGTTGTACAAGCCCAAGTCACGTTTTGACTCTCAACCAAAAAGCTTCTTGCCCTTGGATACCCCACCTCAGTTTTTAGCAATAGACAAAAGAACT CCTGTAAAGAAGAGTactgaaaaggagaagaagaagagcaactTGGAACTTTTCAAAGAAGAACTGAAGCA AATACAAGAGGAACGGGACGAAAGACACAAGCTGAAGGGGCGTGTGAGCCGTTTCGAGCCTCTCGCGGGCGTTGAAGGTAGACGCTCAT CGGATGGTTCTTCAAGAAGAAACCGTCCGTCCAGTG ttttggatgacTGTGCGCCAGGTTCCCACGACGTCGGAGACCCATCCACTACCAACTTGTATCTTGGAAACATCAATCCACAG ATGAATGAGGAGATGCTGTGTCAAGAGTTTGGCAGATATGGCCCGCTGGCCAGTGTGAAGATCATGTGGCCGAGGACGGACGAAGAAAGGGCTCGGGAGAGGAACTGTGGCTTTGTGGCCTTCATGAACAGGAGGGATGCTGAGCGAGCACTCAAGAACCTCAACG GAAAGATGATAATGAACTTTGAGATGAAATTAGGGTGGGGCAAAGGTGTGCCCATTCCACCCCATCCCATTTACATCCCTCCTTCCATGATGGAGCACACActcccaccacctccctccGGCCTTCCCTTCAACGCACAGCCACGGGAGAGGCTAAAGAACCCCAGTGCTCCCATGCTTCCTCCACCCAAAAACAAGGAGGAGTTTGAGAAG ACTCTGTCGCAAGCCATAGTCAAAGTGGTTATCCCAACAGAAAG GAATTTGCTCTCTCTCATCCACCGAATGATCGAGTTTGTGGTGCGTGAAGGCCCAATGTTTGAAGCCATGATCATGAACAGAGAAATCAACAATCCCATGTACAG GTTTCTTTTCGAGAACCAGAGCCCGGCACATGTATACTACAGATGGAAGCTGTACTCCATACTGCAG GGTGAAGCACCAGCCAAATGGCGAACAGATGACTTCAGGATGTTTAAAAATGGCTCTTTCTGGCATCCACCTCCTCTTAATCCATACCTCCATGGTCCTTACGATGAtggggatgaggaagaggatgatgaggacGGCATCAGGAAAGGCTGCTTGAAAGAAGA CGAGCGGGACAAACTAGAGGAGATGCTTCGTGCTATGTCTCCAAGGAGAGGAGACATCTCGGAGGCCATGCTGTTTTGTCTCAATCGCgctgaagctgctgaagagaTCGTTGAGTGTATCACCGagtctctctccatcctcaAGACCCCTCTTCCCAAGAAG ATTGCAAGGTTATATCTTGTTTCTGATGTGCTGTATAACTCTTCTGCCAAAGTTGCCAATGCCTCATACTACAGAAAATT TTTTGAGACAAAACTCTGCCAGATTTTCTCAGACCTCAATTCAACATACAAATCAATACAGGGCCACCTTCAGAGCGAAAACTTTAAG CAACGAGTAATGTCGTGTTTCCGGGCGTGGGAGGACTGGGCTGTGTATCCTGACCCGTTCCTCATCAAGCTGCAGAACATCTTTCTGGGTCTAGTTAATCTCACGGTAGAGAAGGAACCTCCTTGCGTCGTTGTGGAG GTTGAGCCACCAGAGGACATTGATGGGGCTCCGATAGGCGAGTACGTAGATGGGAGTCCACTGGAGGATGTGGACGGAGTGCCAATTGACGGAGGGGCCATTGACGGGGCACCTATAGATGGAGCCCCCCTGGATGACCTGGACGGAGTTCCTATCAAACCCATGGAAGAAGACATAGATGGAATACCTT TCGATCAGTGTAAAGAAGCAGCCTTCAAGGTAGCGCCTTCAAAATGGGAAGCAGTGGACGAGTCGGAGTTATCATCTCAAG CTGTGACGACCTCAAAATGGGAGGCGCTGGAGCAGCCAGAACAAACAAAGAA AAATGAGGACGACAGTGAGGAAGACGTGCGGAGCCCTCGCTCAGACGAAAATCCGAGCTTCTCCAATCCCACGAGAGATGATTCAGATACTAAGACCAAGATATCTGAAATGAATGAGGAGAAACGCACCAAGCTCAGAGAGATAGAG gTTAAGGTCATGAAGTTCCAGGATGAGCTGGAGTTGGGGAAAAGGCCAAAGAAGTCTGGTCAGAGTATtcaggagcaggtggagcattACAGGGAGAAACTACTACAAAAG gaaaaagaaaaggagaaacttGAGCGGGAAAAAGAgcgggagaagaaagagaaggagaaagccGATGCTCGGTTGAAAGACttgaagaaggaaaaagagaaggaggacaCGCCAACCAGGAAAGAGAG GAAGCGGCGCCACAGTGGGTCACCCAGCCCAACACGGAGCAGTAGCAGACGGGGGCGCTCCTCCTCGCCTCGCTCGGAGCGGTCGGAAAAATCTGAACGTTCCGACCGATCATTCTCTAAAGACACAACCTCCCGCTCCACCCATAAAGATTCCCCCCGAACCAGCAACAAAAAGTCCTCCAAGAG ATCTCCTTCATTACCTCGCACACCCAAACGATCCCGGCGGTCGCGCTCCAAGACGCCCAAGAAATCAGCCAAGAAGTCCCGCTCCAAATCCCGGTCTCCTCACAGGTCTCACAAAAAATCAAAGAAGAGCAAACACTGA
- the u2surp gene encoding U2 snRNP-associated SURP motif-containing protein isoform X3 has translation MADRTPGGSQKASAKALLESKLKSFSIGKMAVAKRTLSKKEQDELKKKKDELQAAEIYEEFLAAFEGGDGKVKAFVRGGIANATKEEAATDEKKGKLYKPKSRFDSQPKSFLPLDTPPQFLAIDKRTPVKKSTEKEKKKSNLELFKEELKQIQEERDERHKLKGRVSRFEPLAGVEGRRSSDGSSRRNRPSSVLDDCAPGSHDVGDPSTTNLYLGNINPQMNEEMLCQEFGRYGPLASVKIMWPRTDEERARERNCGFVAFMNRRDAERALKNLNGKMIMNFEMKLGWGKGVPIPPHPIYIPPSMMEHTLPPPPSGLPFNAQPRERLKNPSAPMLPPPKNKEEFEKTLSQAIVKVVIPTERNLLSLIHRMIEFVVREGPMFEAMIMNREINNPMYRFLFENQSPAHVYYRWKLYSILQGEAPAKWRTDDFRMFKNGSFWHPPPLNPYLHGPYDDGDEEEDDEDGIRKGCLKEDERDKLEEMLRAMSPRRGDISEAMLFCLNRAEAAEEIVECITESLSILKTPLPKKIARLYLVSDVLYNSSAKVANASYYRKFFETKLCQIFSDLNSTYKSIQGHLQSENFKQRVMSCFRAWEDWAVYPDPFLIKLQNIFLGLVNLTVEKEPPCVVVEVEPPEDIDGAPIGEYVDGSPLEDVDGVPIDGGAIDGAPIDGAPLDDLDGVPIKPMEEDIDGIPFDQCKEAAFKVAPSKWEAVDESELSSQAVTTSKWEALEQPEQTKKNEDDSEEDVRSPRSDENPSFSNPTRDDSDTKTKISEMNEEKRTKLREIEVKVMKFQDELELGKRPKKSGQSIQEQVEHYREKLLQKEKEKEKLEREKEREKKEKEKADARLKDLKKEKEKEDTPTRKERHSSSVVDRKRRHSGSPSPTRSSSRRGRSSSPRSERSEKSERSDRSFSKDTTSRSTHKDSPRTSNKKSSKRSPSLPRTPKRSRRSRSKTPKKSAKKSRSKSRSPHRSHKKSKKSKH, from the exons ATGGCGGACCGAACGCCTGGCGGCTCTCAGAAAGCTAGCGCTAAG GCGCTGCTCGAGAGCAAACTGAAGTCCTTCAGCATCGGCAAGATGGCAGTGGCCAAGAGGACGCTGAGCAAGAAGGAGCAGGATGAATTAAAGAAGAAG AAGGATGAGCTGCAAGCGGCGGAGATTTACGAGGAGTTTCTTGCCGCTTTTGAAGGAGGGGATGGCAAAGTCAAGGCCTTTGTCCGCGGTGGTATCGCAAATGCAACAAAAG AAGAAGCAGCTACTGATGAGAAGAAAGGGAAGTTGTACAAGCCCAAGTCACGTTTTGACTCTCAACCAAAAAGCTTCTTGCCCTTGGATACCCCACCTCAGTTTTTAGCAATAGACAAAAGAACT CCTGTAAAGAAGAGTactgaaaaggagaagaagaagagcaactTGGAACTTTTCAAAGAAGAACTGAAGCA AATACAAGAGGAACGGGACGAAAGACACAAGCTGAAGGGGCGTGTGAGCCGTTTCGAGCCTCTCGCGGGCGTTGAAGGTAGACGCTCAT CGGATGGTTCTTCAAGAAGAAACCGTCCGTCCAGTG ttttggatgacTGTGCGCCAGGTTCCCACGACGTCGGAGACCCATCCACTACCAACTTGTATCTTGGAAACATCAATCCACAG ATGAATGAGGAGATGCTGTGTCAAGAGTTTGGCAGATATGGCCCGCTGGCCAGTGTGAAGATCATGTGGCCGAGGACGGACGAAGAAAGGGCTCGGGAGAGGAACTGTGGCTTTGTGGCCTTCATGAACAGGAGGGATGCTGAGCGAGCACTCAAGAACCTCAACG GAAAGATGATAATGAACTTTGAGATGAAATTAGGGTGGGGCAAAGGTGTGCCCATTCCACCCCATCCCATTTACATCCCTCCTTCCATGATGGAGCACACActcccaccacctccctccGGCCTTCCCTTCAACGCACAGCCACGGGAGAGGCTAAAGAACCCCAGTGCTCCCATGCTTCCTCCACCCAAAAACAAGGAGGAGTTTGAGAAG ACTCTGTCGCAAGCCATAGTCAAAGTGGTTATCCCAACAGAAAG GAATTTGCTCTCTCTCATCCACCGAATGATCGAGTTTGTGGTGCGTGAAGGCCCAATGTTTGAAGCCATGATCATGAACAGAGAAATCAACAATCCCATGTACAG GTTTCTTTTCGAGAACCAGAGCCCGGCACATGTATACTACAGATGGAAGCTGTACTCCATACTGCAG GGTGAAGCACCAGCCAAATGGCGAACAGATGACTTCAGGATGTTTAAAAATGGCTCTTTCTGGCATCCACCTCCTCTTAATCCATACCTCCATGGTCCTTACGATGAtggggatgaggaagaggatgatgaggacGGCATCAGGAAAGGCTGCTTGAAAGAAGA CGAGCGGGACAAACTAGAGGAGATGCTTCGTGCTATGTCTCCAAGGAGAGGAGACATCTCGGAGGCCATGCTGTTTTGTCTCAATCGCgctgaagctgctgaagagaTCGTTGAGTGTATCACCGagtctctctccatcctcaAGACCCCTCTTCCCAAGAAG ATTGCAAGGTTATATCTTGTTTCTGATGTGCTGTATAACTCTTCTGCCAAAGTTGCCAATGCCTCATACTACAGAAAATT TTTTGAGACAAAACTCTGCCAGATTTTCTCAGACCTCAATTCAACATACAAATCAATACAGGGCCACCTTCAGAGCGAAAACTTTAAG CAACGAGTAATGTCGTGTTTCCGGGCGTGGGAGGACTGGGCTGTGTATCCTGACCCGTTCCTCATCAAGCTGCAGAACATCTTTCTGGGTCTAGTTAATCTCACGGTAGAGAAGGAACCTCCTTGCGTCGTTGTGGAG GTTGAGCCACCAGAGGACATTGATGGGGCTCCGATAGGCGAGTACGTAGATGGGAGTCCACTGGAGGATGTGGACGGAGTGCCAATTGACGGAGGGGCCATTGACGGGGCACCTATAGATGGAGCCCCCCTGGATGACCTGGACGGAGTTCCTATCAAACCCATGGAAGAAGACATAGATGGAATACCTT TCGATCAGTGTAAAGAAGCAGCCTTCAAGGTAGCGCCTTCAAAATGGGAAGCAGTGGACGAGTCGGAGTTATCATCTCAAG CTGTGACGACCTCAAAATGGGAGGCGCTGGAGCAGCCAGAACAAACAAAGAA AAATGAGGACGACAGTGAGGAAGACGTGCGGAGCCCTCGCTCAGACGAAAATCCGAGCTTCTCCAATCCCACGAGAGATGATTCAGATACTAAGACCAAGATATCTGAAATGAATGAGGAGAAACGCACCAAGCTCAGAGAGATAGAG gTTAAGGTCATGAAGTTCCAGGATGAGCTGGAGTTGGGGAAAAGGCCAAAGAAGTCTGGTCAGAGTATtcaggagcaggtggagcattACAGGGAGAAACTACTACAAAAG gaaaaagaaaaggagaaacttGAGCGGGAAAAAGAgcgggagaagaaagagaaggagaaagccGATGCTCGGTTGAAAGACttgaagaaggaaaaagagaaggaggacaCGCCAACCAGGAAAGAGAG ACATTCGTCTTCTGTGGTTGACAGGAAGCGGCGCCACAGTGGGTCACCCAGCCCAACACGGAGCAGTAGCAGACGGGGGCGCTCCTCCTCGCCTCGCTCGGAGCGGTCGGAAAAATCTGAACGTTCCGACCGATCATTCTCTAAAGACACAACCTCCCGCTCCACCCATAAAGATTCCCCCCGAACCAGCAACAAAAAGTCCTCCAAGAG ATCTCCTTCATTACCTCGCACACCCAAACGATCCCGGCGGTCGCGCTCCAAGACGCCCAAGAAATCAGCCAAGAAGTCCCGCTCCAAATCCCGGTCTCCTCACAGGTCTCACAAAAAATCAAAGAAGAGCAAACACTGA
- the u2surp gene encoding U2 snRNP-associated SURP motif-containing protein isoform X8 — MADRTPGGSQKASAKALLESKLKSFSIGKMAVAKRTLSKKEQDELKKKKDELQAAEIYEEFLAAFEGGDGKVKAFVRGGIANATKEEAATDEKKGKLYKPKSRFDSQPKSFLPLDTPPQFLAIDKRTPVKKSTEKEKKKSNLELFKEELKQIQEERDERHKLKGRVSRFEPLAGVEGRRSFLDDCAPGSHDVGDPSTTNLYLGNINPQMNEEMLCQEFGRYGPLASVKIMWPRTDEERARERNCGFVAFMNRRDAERALKNLNGKMIMNFEMKLGWGKGVPIPPHPIYIPPSMMEHTLPPPPSGLPFNAQPRERLKNPSAPMLPPPKNKEEFEKTLSQAIVKVVIPTERNLLSLIHRMIEFVVREGPMFEAMIMNREINNPMYRFLFENQSPAHVYYRWKLYSILQGEAPAKWRTDDFRMFKNGSFWHPPPLNPYLHGPYDDGDEEEDDEDGIRKGCLKEDERDKLEEMLRAMSPRRGDISEAMLFCLNRAEAAEEIVECITESLSILKTPLPKKIARLYLVSDVLYNSSAKVANASYYRKFFETKLCQIFSDLNSTYKSIQGHLQSENFKQRVMSCFRAWEDWAVYPDPFLIKLQNIFLGLVNLTVEKEPPCVVVEVEPPEDIDGAPIGEYVDGSPLEDVDGVPIDGGAIDGAPIDGAPLDDLDGVPIKPMEEDIDGIPFDQCKEAAFKVAPSKWEAVDESELSSQAVTTSKWEALEQPEQTKKNEDDSEEDVRSPRSDENPSFSNPTRDDSDTKTKISEMNEEKRTKLREIEVKVMKFQDELELGKRPKKSGQSIQEQVEHYREKLLQKEKEKEKLEREKEREKKEKEKADARLKDLKKEKEKEDTPTRKERHSSSVVDRKRRHSGSPSPTRSSSRRGRSSSPRSERSEKSERSDRSFSKDTTSRSTHKDSPRTSNKKSSKRSPSLPRTPKRSRRSRSKTPKKSAKKSRSKSRSPHRSHKKSKKSKH; from the exons ATGGCGGACCGAACGCCTGGCGGCTCTCAGAAAGCTAGCGCTAAG GCGCTGCTCGAGAGCAAACTGAAGTCCTTCAGCATCGGCAAGATGGCAGTGGCCAAGAGGACGCTGAGCAAGAAGGAGCAGGATGAATTAAAGAAGAAG AAGGATGAGCTGCAAGCGGCGGAGATTTACGAGGAGTTTCTTGCCGCTTTTGAAGGAGGGGATGGCAAAGTCAAGGCCTTTGTCCGCGGTGGTATCGCAAATGCAACAAAAG AAGAAGCAGCTACTGATGAGAAGAAAGGGAAGTTGTACAAGCCCAAGTCACGTTTTGACTCTCAACCAAAAAGCTTCTTGCCCTTGGATACCCCACCTCAGTTTTTAGCAATAGACAAAAGAACT CCTGTAAAGAAGAGTactgaaaaggagaagaagaagagcaactTGGAACTTTTCAAAGAAGAACTGAAGCA AATACAAGAGGAACGGGACGAAAGACACAAGCTGAAGGGGCGTGTGAGCCGTTTCGAGCCTCTCGCGGGCGTTGAAGGTAGACGCTCAT ttttggatgacTGTGCGCCAGGTTCCCACGACGTCGGAGACCCATCCACTACCAACTTGTATCTTGGAAACATCAATCCACAG ATGAATGAGGAGATGCTGTGTCAAGAGTTTGGCAGATATGGCCCGCTGGCCAGTGTGAAGATCATGTGGCCGAGGACGGACGAAGAAAGGGCTCGGGAGAGGAACTGTGGCTTTGTGGCCTTCATGAACAGGAGGGATGCTGAGCGAGCACTCAAGAACCTCAACG GAAAGATGATAATGAACTTTGAGATGAAATTAGGGTGGGGCAAAGGTGTGCCCATTCCACCCCATCCCATTTACATCCCTCCTTCCATGATGGAGCACACActcccaccacctccctccGGCCTTCCCTTCAACGCACAGCCACGGGAGAGGCTAAAGAACCCCAGTGCTCCCATGCTTCCTCCACCCAAAAACAAGGAGGAGTTTGAGAAG ACTCTGTCGCAAGCCATAGTCAAAGTGGTTATCCCAACAGAAAG GAATTTGCTCTCTCTCATCCACCGAATGATCGAGTTTGTGGTGCGTGAAGGCCCAATGTTTGAAGCCATGATCATGAACAGAGAAATCAACAATCCCATGTACAG GTTTCTTTTCGAGAACCAGAGCCCGGCACATGTATACTACAGATGGAAGCTGTACTCCATACTGCAG GGTGAAGCACCAGCCAAATGGCGAACAGATGACTTCAGGATGTTTAAAAATGGCTCTTTCTGGCATCCACCTCCTCTTAATCCATACCTCCATGGTCCTTACGATGAtggggatgaggaagaggatgatgaggacGGCATCAGGAAAGGCTGCTTGAAAGAAGA CGAGCGGGACAAACTAGAGGAGATGCTTCGTGCTATGTCTCCAAGGAGAGGAGACATCTCGGAGGCCATGCTGTTTTGTCTCAATCGCgctgaagctgctgaagagaTCGTTGAGTGTATCACCGagtctctctccatcctcaAGACCCCTCTTCCCAAGAAG ATTGCAAGGTTATATCTTGTTTCTGATGTGCTGTATAACTCTTCTGCCAAAGTTGCCAATGCCTCATACTACAGAAAATT TTTTGAGACAAAACTCTGCCAGATTTTCTCAGACCTCAATTCAACATACAAATCAATACAGGGCCACCTTCAGAGCGAAAACTTTAAG CAACGAGTAATGTCGTGTTTCCGGGCGTGGGAGGACTGGGCTGTGTATCCTGACCCGTTCCTCATCAAGCTGCAGAACATCTTTCTGGGTCTAGTTAATCTCACGGTAGAGAAGGAACCTCCTTGCGTCGTTGTGGAG GTTGAGCCACCAGAGGACATTGATGGGGCTCCGATAGGCGAGTACGTAGATGGGAGTCCACTGGAGGATGTGGACGGAGTGCCAATTGACGGAGGGGCCATTGACGGGGCACCTATAGATGGAGCCCCCCTGGATGACCTGGACGGAGTTCCTATCAAACCCATGGAAGAAGACATAGATGGAATACCTT TCGATCAGTGTAAAGAAGCAGCCTTCAAGGTAGCGCCTTCAAAATGGGAAGCAGTGGACGAGTCGGAGTTATCATCTCAAG CTGTGACGACCTCAAAATGGGAGGCGCTGGAGCAGCCAGAACAAACAAAGAA AAATGAGGACGACAGTGAGGAAGACGTGCGGAGCCCTCGCTCAGACGAAAATCCGAGCTTCTCCAATCCCACGAGAGATGATTCAGATACTAAGACCAAGATATCTGAAATGAATGAGGAGAAACGCACCAAGCTCAGAGAGATAGAG gTTAAGGTCATGAAGTTCCAGGATGAGCTGGAGTTGGGGAAAAGGCCAAAGAAGTCTGGTCAGAGTATtcaggagcaggtggagcattACAGGGAGAAACTACTACAAAAG gaaaaagaaaaggagaaacttGAGCGGGAAAAAGAgcgggagaagaaagagaaggagaaagccGATGCTCGGTTGAAAGACttgaagaaggaaaaagagaaggaggacaCGCCAACCAGGAAAGAGAG ACATTCGTCTTCTGTGGTTGACAGGAAGCGGCGCCACAGTGGGTCACCCAGCCCAACACGGAGCAGTAGCAGACGGGGGCGCTCCTCCTCGCCTCGCTCGGAGCGGTCGGAAAAATCTGAACGTTCCGACCGATCATTCTCTAAAGACACAACCTCCCGCTCCACCCATAAAGATTCCCCCCGAACCAGCAACAAAAAGTCCTCCAAGAG ATCTCCTTCATTACCTCGCACACCCAAACGATCCCGGCGGTCGCGCTCCAAGACGCCCAAGAAATCAGCCAAGAAGTCCCGCTCCAAATCCCGGTCTCCTCACAGGTCTCACAAAAAATCAAAGAAGAGCAAACACTGA